One genomic segment of Gossypium arboreum isolate Shixiya-1 chromosome 3, ASM2569848v2, whole genome shotgun sequence includes these proteins:
- the LOC108476275 gene encoding protein SENSITIVE TO PROTON RHIZOTOXICITY 1-like — MDHRDRQSIEHQKKDPQQHPHPCFTNFTTHHQQQKWEDPSLLDYSTRIEPPFQGFNPNCQTKSSFPCNPNNQIKVPDPIMNELLQASKVQDWDPSAMLNNLSFLEQKIHQLQGLVHSIIGRGGRVLGQPDELVAQQQQLITAALTSIIVQLISTAGSLLPSVKHHTLCGPPPAASLPQFQAQNGGGNSVPELPNTVDVSSNSGEQQNHVMEEHEMKDEEDAEELGENLFPGTYEILQLEKEEILAPHTHFCTICGKGFKRDANLRMHMRGHGDEYKTPAALAKPNKESSSEPTLIKRYSCPFAGCKRNKDHKKFQPLKTILCVKNHYKRSHCDKSYICSRCHTKKFSVIADLKTHEKHCGKDKWLCSCGTTFSRKDKLFGHIALFQGHTPAIPLDETKGPTAPSDPGDGSEATNVVGSMNFFNFGSENGVDVKGSLDDPAAYFSPLNFETCNFGGFHEFPRPASDDSETSLAFLLSGACGYNNNNNDVERS; from the coding sequence ATGGATCATAGAGACAGGCAGTCTATTGAACATCAAAAGAAAGATCCTCAACAACACCCCCACCCATGTTTTACTAATTTCACAACACACCATCAGCAGCAGAAATGGGAAGATCCTTCCCTATTAGATTACAGCACCAGGATTGAACCTCCTTTCCAGGGATTCAACCCAAACTGTCAAACCAAATCTTCATTTCCATGTAACCCCAATAACCAAATCAAGGTCCCTGACCCTATCATGAATGAGTTGCTTCAAGCCAGCAAAGTCCAAGATTGGGATCCAAGTGCAATGCTAAACAATCTGTCATTCCTGGAGCAGAAGATCCATCAGCTTCAGGGTCTGGTGCATTCCATCATTGGGAGAGGGGGTCGAGTTTTGGGGCAACCAGATGAACTTGTAGCTCAGCAACAGCAGCTCATCACTGCTGCTCTCACTTCGATTATAGTTCAGTTGATATCTACTGCTGGTAGTCTCCTTCCATCTGTTAAGCATCATACACTTTGTGGTCCACCACCCGCTGCATCTCTTCCACAGTTTCAGGCACAAAATGGTGGTGGGAACAGTGTCCCTGAGTTGCCTAACACTGTCGATGTTAGTAGTAACAGTGGGGAGCAGCAGAATCATGTAATGGAGGAACATGAAATGAAAGATGAGGAAGATGCTGAGGAATTAGGGGAGAATCTTTTCCCAGGCACCTATGAGATATTGCAGTTAGAAAAGGAAGAAATCCTTGCACCCCATACTCATTTCTGCACTATATGTGGGAAAGGATTCAAAAGAGATGCCAATTTAAGGATGCACATGAGAGGGCATGGTGATGAGTACAAAACACCAGCAGCACTAGCTAAACCCAATAAAGAATCCAGTTCTGAACCAACTCTTATTAAGAGATATTCATGCCCTTTTGCTGGTTGCAAGAGGAACAAGGATCACAAAAAGTTCCAGCCTCTGAAAACCATCTTATGTGTCAAAAACCATTACAAGAGATCCCACTGTGACAAGAGCTACATCTGCAGCAGGTGCCACACCAAGAAATTCTCAGTGATTGCTGATCTCAAAACTCATGAGAAGCATTGTGGTAAAGATAAATGGCTATGTTCGTGCGGCACCACGTTTTCGAGGAAAGATAAGCTGTTTGGTCACATAGCTCTTTTCCAGGGTCACACTCCAGCAATTCCCTTGGATGAAACTAAAGGACCCACTGCCCCATCTGACCCTGGAGATGGCAGTGAAGCAACAAATGTGGTCGGAAGCATGAATTTCTTCAACTTTGGTAGTGAAAATGGGGTGGATGTCAAAGGCAGCCTTGATGATCCTGCTGCTTATTTCTCACCATTGAACTTTGAGACATGTAACTTTGGTGGGTTTCATGAGTTCCCTCGACCGGCATCCGATGATTCGGAGACTTCATTGGCATTTCTCCTTTCAGGAGCGTGTggttacaataataataataatgatgttgAGAGGTCTTGA